CGCGCTGTTTTTCGCCTCCGCTGATTTCGTTGTAATTGCGTTCGGCAAATTTCAGAGTTTGAGTGGTCTGCATGGCGTCCCGCGCGATGTCGAGATCGCGCTCGCTCTCGAAAGCAAACAGGGGCAGGTGCGGGTGGCGTCCCATGAGGACCACTTCCGAGACGCTGAATGAAAAGGCCAGCATATGTTCCTGCGGCGTCCATGCGATGGATCGCGCCAACTGCTTGCGCGAATGAGAGTGCAACTCTTTTCCTTGAAAAAAGACGGAGCCCTTGGGCGCGTCCAGTATGCCCGCCATCAGTTTGAGCAGGGTGGATTTGCCTGATCCGTTGGGGCCGATCACGCAGACGAATTCGCCTCGATTGATTTTTAAGGAGACGTTTTTGACAACCGGGTCTTCGTCGTAACGGAAGCTGAGATCGCGGATTTCTATAAGAGGTTCGGTCATCGTTTTTCGTGGACGCTCTGCGGTGTGGCCGGGAAAAGTTCCGGGTGAATGGCTTGTGAAAAATTATCAATGATGCTCAGGATTCGCGGCCCAGGAATCAAAATATAATCCGCTCCGATGAAATGTATGGATTCGGTCTGCACCGCCTGAATGGTGGGGAAGCGTTTCCACGATTGAATTCTCGCCAGACGTTCCTGTTCATTCATGCGCGATTTGGGACCGGCCTCGATGATGATTTCCGGCGAGTTTTTGATGATGAATTCCTTGCTGACTTTAGGGTATTGCGAAAGCGAATCGGGAAGAATATTTCTGCCTCCAGACAAGGTCAGGAGTTCGTCGAGAAAGGTTCCCTTGCCGACGGCGTACATGTCCCTTGAAGGATCATTGCTGTCACCCAGAAGCAGCAGAACGTTTTTAGGTCGGATTCCAGACAATTTGTCTTGATAGGACTGGAGTCCCTCTTTCAATTGTGCCGTCAGAGCTTCGGCTTCATTGCTTCTACCGATCTCTTTTCCCAGTATCTGGATTGCGTTGAAGATGTCTTGCAAACCGCTGACGGAAACGCTGAGCGTTTTGATGTTCAGATTGTTTGCATTCTGGGTCAGGTGAGAATTCTTCCCCTGAAAAATTATGAGATCGGGTTTGAGGGTGATCCAGAATTCCACGCTGGGGTTGAGCAATCCGCCGACACTGGGACGGGTGCAGGCTTCGGGTGGATAAGAGCAGTAGTCTGAAACGCCGACCACTTGATCGCCCGCGCCGAGCGCGAACAAAAGTTCTGTGATGGAGGGCGTGGACGAAATGATACGGTCTGGATATTTTTTTTCTTCCTCGGATTGAGCGAATGAGGGAGCGCATAGATTCCAGGACAGGCAGAAAAGGAGTAAGGGAATCAGCGAGCGAAAACAGAGAAATTTGGGGTTGTTGCGAATTCTGGAGGTCACGGGATCGTCCTTAATTTAAGGAGGCTGAATGATCCCGGTGGGTTGCTGGGGAGTTCGCCTCTTTAACGCGAAGAGTTTATCCTGAAAATTAAGGTGTTCTGGCTCCCGGATCCTTCCGTTGCCTGCGCCTTCCCGTGTTAACAGTGGCTTTTGCAGGCTTGGTCCCCGGTTACAGCGGCGCGACCGCGACGGATTTTCACCGTCTTCCCTTAGTTATTTTATTGTATTGCTTTACGCAGGATCAGACTAGCAAAATTGTTTCGCTTGTCAACACTTCCTTATCCATTTGAATTGAAGAATTCTTCGATATGCCGGATGTTTTCCAGATTCATTTCATGGCCCTGCGAAGTTTCGCGGGCGGTGACTTGCAGTCCCCGGCCTTTCAATTCATCAAGGGCGAATTCAGCAAGAAATGATGGGACCACCTCGTCGTTGGCGCCGAAGATTCCAAATATCTGGGCGTTGCGCGCTTCAGCGGCGACATCGGGCAATTCAGGGAGAAAGCCGCAGACCGAAGCGACTTTATGGATGGGTCGCTTTCCAAGCAGGGAATAAACCAGAGACGCGGCGCCGCCTTGCGAGAAACCCCAGAGACAGGTCTGGATTTCTGTCGGTGAATAATTCTGCCGGGCAAAGGCTTCTGTGTCTTCAATGGCGCGAGTGGCAAATTCCAGAAATTCCTTAACGGACTCCATTTGTTTGGGACCGTCTTTCCACCAGCTCCACAAGCCCTCGCCCGCATCAACCGGGCCTTCCGGGAACACCGCAAGGGTGTTTTCCATTTGCAGTTTGTTGCCGTGGATGAGCATGTTCTCCGGCGTCGAGTCGGCGCCATGAAAGCCGATCAGAATGCGTAGCGGCGTTTTGTGGGCGATGGAATGATTGCCGAAAATGGTTTTCTTGCCGGCGACTTCTCCGTTGCTGTAATGAATGGTCATTGCTCCCCTTGCTGAAATTGAATTTTTTGGGTCATGTTTTTGGCGAACGCAAGCGCTTCTTCCTTGTTCGAAATGCTTCCCAGTACTTTCGCTTCTTCGACCGCATCGAGAATGGTTTTGAACAAGGGGCCAGGATGAATGTTGAAATTATGAATCAGGTCATTACCGTTGATCAAGGCTTCTTTGTCGAGTCCGGGAAGAAAAACAGTCTCATAAAAGGAGGTGATGGAGCGCAACCCGGTTGCTGAGTCGACGGACCATTGCGGGTTGACCGCCCCGGCAAGCGCCAGGCCTTCTTTAAAGGAGGGGTGAGTCTGTCGGCAGAAACGGTACATTGCGGCGTCGCCGCTTTCTTGAGGCCCTTTTAAAAACAGATGCCCGGTTTGTATGGAATGGCAGATTGTCGCGATTTCGGCATTGGACGCTTTCATGGATTTCAAGAAATCAGCAATCGGACTGATGTCGTGATCCGTTTCGCCGCCCAGTGAAAACAGCAGGGCGCTCAACTTCAGCAGGGCTGGATTTGGACGACGGGGGACCACCATTTCCTCCTCGTCGGGCGATTGCGGGAGGGGCGTGTTGCTTTCGATGAGAGCCAGGCGAGCTTTCAGAATTTCTTTAGAATCTGTGACGCCAGGAAACAAGATTTTAAACAAACCGCAATCGTAAAGACTGCCGAAATGCTTCGTCGCGTTGTTTGATCCGAGGTAGAGTTTCAATTCATATAAGACGCGTTCGGCGGCGGATTCTCGCAGGCGTTCGGCGCGTTGCGCGATCTGGTTCAGGGTTTCCGGGTCGATGGAAAAATCGAGCAGGGCGGCGAAGCGGATGCCTCGCAACATGCGCAAGGGGTCTTCCTCCAGCGAGCGGGCGGATACGGCGCGGATGGTTTTCGATTCGATATCGGCTTGTCCCTTGCAGGGGTCGATGTAGTTGTCTTTTTCGTTGATGAAATCTTCCGCTGAAATCGCCAGAGCGTTCAGCGTGTAATCGCGTTGTTTCAAGTCCGATTCAATGTCTTCTCCCTGCAAGGTGGTGAAGTCAAACTGGATGGGATCGGTCACGATCACGCGCAGGGTTTCGCGACCGGGGGTGTCGTCCAGTTTGACCAGCGTGTAGCGGGTTTTCGATGCGATGGCGCGAGCGATTTCGACGGCTCTGTTTCCGGTGAGATCAAAATCGGTACTGTCCCGGTTCAAAAGACGGTCGCGAACGGCGCCGCCGACGACATAGAGCGGCGTTTTAAAGGAGCGAGCCTCGGCGATGAGCTCTTTAAAAAACGGGATGGCCAGGATTTCCATTATACGGACGCTTGCTTGTTTACAGGAGGAACAGAAGAGGCGTTGATTCTAAAAATCAGGCGCCCCAGCCGGAGCCAAGTCGGACTTGTTTGGAAACGAAAATATTGCCGTCTTGTTTTATAAAATGCAAGTCGGTGTTCGTCAAGGCGCCGATGATCTGCTGGATGTTCTCGGAAGGTTTGCTTTGCGGGTCTTTGATGAGAAACGGAATCATGTCGTCCACGGAATCGCGTACGCGGTCGCTCTCGATGATATAGCCCAGATATTTCACGTCGACGTTCAGGTACTTGTGAACGAGGCGGATGAGGTTGTCGCCCACCTGAATGTCCCTGCGGTTGCGCGCGCGATTGACGACCAGACCCGGCTTGAAGGCCTGCACGGCAGCGTCGACTTCCTCCACGCGCTCCGGCGCCACTTGCGCCAGTTTTTCTTTCAGGAGATCGACCGTGTAGGTTTCGATA
This window of the Candidatus Nitrohelix vancouverensis genome carries:
- a CDS encoding ABC transporter ATP-binding protein, which produces MTEPLIEIRDLSFRYDEDPVVKNVSLKINRGEFVCVIGPNGSGKSTLLKLMAGILDAPKGSVFFQGKELHSHSRKQLARSIAWTPQEHMLAFSFSVSEVVLMGRHPHLPLFAFESERDLDIARDAMQTTQTLKFAERNYNEISGGEKQRVLLASAIAQEPELMALDEPTSALDIKYQVQILEILKRLNKEQNMTLILALHDLHLASKYCDRLILLDQGVVARDGTPEQVLEAEILEKVYDVPVKLYRDPQGGILVSPGTESGPAFEGPAPL
- a CDS encoding ABC transporter substrate-binding protein, producing MTSRIRNNPKFLCFRSLIPLLLFCLSWNLCAPSFAQSEEEKKYPDRIISSTPSITELLFALGAGDQVVGVSDYCSYPPEACTRPSVGGLLNPSVEFWITLKPDLIIFQGKNSHLTQNANNLNIKTLSVSVSGLQDIFNAIQILGKEIGRSNEAEALTAQLKEGLQSYQDKLSGIRPKNVLLLLGDSNDPSRDMYAVGKGTFLDELLTLSGGRNILPDSLSQYPKVSKEFIIKNSPEIIIEAGPKSRMNEQERLARIQSWKRFPTIQAVQTESIHFIGADYILIPGPRILSIIDNFSQAIHPELFPATPQSVHEKR
- a CDS encoding phospholipase, with protein sequence MTIHYSNGEVAGKKTIFGNHSIAHKTPLRILIGFHGADSTPENMLIHGNKLQMENTLAVFPEGPVDAGEGLWSWWKDGPKQMESVKEFLEFATRAIEDTEAFARQNYSPTEIQTCLWGFSQGGAASLVYSLLGKRPIHKVASVCGFLPELPDVAAEARNAQIFGIFGANDEVVPSFLAEFALDELKGRGLQVTARETSQGHEMNLENIRHIEEFFNSNG
- a CDS encoding CCA tRNA nucleotidyltransferase, which translates into the protein MEILAIPFFKELIAEARSFKTPLYVVGGAVRDRLLNRDSTDFDLTGNRAVEIARAIASKTRYTLVKLDDTPGRETLRVIVTDPIQFDFTTLQGEDIESDLKQRDYTLNALAISAEDFINEKDNYIDPCKGQADIESKTIRAVSARSLEEDPLRMLRGIRFAALLDFSIDPETLNQIAQRAERLRESAAERVLYELKLYLGSNNATKHFGSLYDCGLFKILFPGVTDSKEILKARLALIESNTPLPQSPDEEEMVVPRRPNPALLKLSALLFSLGGETDHDISPIADFLKSMKASNAEIATICHSIQTGHLFLKGPQESGDAAMYRFCRQTHPSFKEGLALAGAVNPQWSVDSATGLRSITSFYETVFLPGLDKEALINGNDLIHNFNIHPGPLFKTILDAVEEAKVLGSISNKEEALAFAKNMTQKIQFQQGEQ